One genomic window of Entelurus aequoreus isolate RoL-2023_Sb linkage group LG07, RoL_Eaeq_v1.1, whole genome shotgun sequence includes the following:
- the rer1 gene encoding protein RER1 isoform X1, with translation MTNLRGDCRCGGEICQRRRPSIHPFSTACPFRSPGVLEPVSAAFGRMSEGDSVGESIHGKPNVVTTFFTRIGQIYQSWLDKSTPYSAVRWGSTLLLTALYMIRVYILQGWYIVTYALGIYHLNLFIAFLSPKVDPSLLDEDEGPALPTKQNEEFRPFIRRLPEFKFWHSATKGIVIAMFCTFFDAFNVPVFWPILVMYFIMLFCITMKRQIKHMIKYRYLPFTHGKRTYKGKEATGKAFAS, from the exons atgacaaaccttagaggggactgcagatgtgggggtgAAATATGCCAGCGTCGACGTccgtccatccacccattttctaccgcttgtccctttcggagtcctGGGGTgttggagcctgtctcagctgcattcgggcg AATGTCAGAAGGGGACAGCGTTGGGGAGTCAATCCATGGAAAACCAAATGTAGTCACCACCTTTTTTACACGGATTGGACAG ATCTATCAGTCATGGCTCGACAAGTCGACGCCGTACTCTGCAGTACGATGGGGTAGCACGCTTCTACTCACCGCTCTATACATGATCAGAGTGTACATACTGCAG GGTTGGTATATAGTAACTTATGCCTTGGGAATCTACCATCTCAACCTGTTCATCGCCTTTCTATCGCCAAAAGTGGACCCTTCATTGCTTGACGAAG ACGAGGGCCCCGCCCTTCCTACAAAGCAGAATGAAGAGTTCCGTCCCTTCATTAGGAGGTTGCCTGAGTTCAAATTCTG GCATTCAGCCACAAAGGGCATCGTCATTGCCATGTTTTGCACATTTTTCGATGCCTTCAACGTGCCAGTGTTCTGGCCCATCCTTGTAATGTACTTCATCATGCTCTTCTGCATCACCATGAAGAGGCAGATCAAG CATATGATCAAGTATCGATACCTACCATTCACACACGGGAAGAGGACATACAAAGGCAAGGAAGCCACAGGGAAAGCTTTTGCTAGTTAA
- the rer1 gene encoding protein RER1 isoform X2 has product MTNLRGDCRCGGEICQRRRPSIHPFSTACPFRSPGVLEPVSAAFGRMSEGDSVGESIHGKPNVVTTFFTRIGQIYQSWLDKSTPYSAVRWGSTLLLTALYMIRVYILQGWYIVTYALGIYHLNLFIAFLSPKVDPSLLDEDEGPALPTKQNEEFRPFIRRLPEFKFWHSATKGIVIAMFCTFFDAFNVPVFWPILVMYFIMLFCITMKRQIKHMIKYRYLPFTHGKRTYKEET; this is encoded by the exons atgacaaaccttagaggggactgcagatgtgggggtgAAATATGCCAGCGTCGACGTccgtccatccacccattttctaccgcttgtccctttcggagtcctGGGGTgttggagcctgtctcagctgcattcgggcg AATGTCAGAAGGGGACAGCGTTGGGGAGTCAATCCATGGAAAACCAAATGTAGTCACCACCTTTTTTACACGGATTGGACAG ATCTATCAGTCATGGCTCGACAAGTCGACGCCGTACTCTGCAGTACGATGGGGTAGCACGCTTCTACTCACCGCTCTATACATGATCAGAGTGTACATACTGCAG GGTTGGTATATAGTAACTTATGCCTTGGGAATCTACCATCTCAACCTGTTCATCGCCTTTCTATCGCCAAAAGTGGACCCTTCATTGCTTGACGAAG ACGAGGGCCCCGCCCTTCCTACAAAGCAGAATGAAGAGTTCCGTCCCTTCATTAGGAGGTTGCCTGAGTTCAAATTCTG GCATTCAGCCACAAAGGGCATCGTCATTGCCATGTTTTGCACATTTTTCGATGCCTTCAACGTGCCAGTGTTCTGGCCCATCCTTGTAATGTACTTCATCATGCTCTTCTGCATCACCATGAAGAGGCAGATCAAG CATATGATCAAGTATCGATACCTACCATTCACACACGGGAAGAGGACATACAAAG AGGAGACATAA
- the rer1 gene encoding protein RER1 isoform X3 gives MSEGDSVGESIHGKPNVVTTFFTRIGQIYQSWLDKSTPYSAVRWGSTLLLTALYMIRVYILQGWYIVTYALGIYHLNLFIAFLSPKVDPSLLDEDEGPALPTKQNEEFRPFIRRLPEFKFWHSATKGIVIAMFCTFFDAFNVPVFWPILVMYFIMLFCITMKRQIKHMIKYRYLPFTHGKRTYKGKEATGKAFAS, from the exons ATGTCAGAAGGGGACAGCGTTGGGGAGTCAATCCATGGAAAACCAAATGTAGTCACCACCTTTTTTACACGGATTGGACAG ATCTATCAGTCATGGCTCGACAAGTCGACGCCGTACTCTGCAGTACGATGGGGTAGCACGCTTCTACTCACCGCTCTATACATGATCAGAGTGTACATACTGCAG GGTTGGTATATAGTAACTTATGCCTTGGGAATCTACCATCTCAACCTGTTCATCGCCTTTCTATCGCCAAAAGTGGACCCTTCATTGCTTGACGAAG ACGAGGGCCCCGCCCTTCCTACAAAGCAGAATGAAGAGTTCCGTCCCTTCATTAGGAGGTTGCCTGAGTTCAAATTCTG GCATTCAGCCACAAAGGGCATCGTCATTGCCATGTTTTGCACATTTTTCGATGCCTTCAACGTGCCAGTGTTCTGGCCCATCCTTGTAATGTACTTCATCATGCTCTTCTGCATCACCATGAAGAGGCAGATCAAG CATATGATCAAGTATCGATACCTACCATTCACACACGGGAAGAGGACATACAAAGGCAAGGAAGCCACAGGGAAAGCTTTTGCTAGTTAA